A single region of the Longimicrobiaceae bacterium genome encodes:
- a CDS encoding spore maturation protein, whose amino-acid sequence MESLRNFIGLASYFILPLILVGFPLYGLYKRVPVYESFVEGAREGFQVAVRIIPYLVAILFAIGMFRASGAMDFLADALGPVLAVIGFPAEVLPMAIVRPLTGSGSAGLVVDMINEYGEDSIFVKMAAVMFGSTETTFYVIAVYFGAVNIKKSRHAVAAGLTADVAAMIIAVWTVRLLFG is encoded by the coding sequence ATGGAAAGCCTGCGCAACTTCATCGGCCTCGCCTCCTACTTCATCCTCCCGCTCATCCTGGTGGGATTCCCGCTCTACGGCCTGTACAAGCGCGTCCCGGTCTACGAGAGCTTCGTCGAGGGTGCGAGGGAAGGATTCCAGGTCGCCGTCCGCATCATCCCCTACCTGGTGGCGATCCTCTTCGCCATCGGGATGTTCCGGGCCAGCGGCGCCATGGACTTCCTCGCGGACGCGTTGGGGCCCGTGCTGGCGGTGATCGGCTTCCCCGCCGAGGTGCTGCCCATGGCGATCGTCCGGCCGCTGACCGGCTCCGGCTCGGCCGGCCTGGTGGTCGACATGATCAACGAGTACGGCGAGGACTCGATCTTCGTGAAGATGGCCGCCGTCATGTTCGGCTCGACCGAGACCACCTTCTACGTGATCGCCGTCTACTTCGGGGCCGTCAACATCAAAAAGTCGCGGCACGCGGTGGCGGCAGGACTCACCGCCGACGTGGCCGCCATGATCATCGCCGTCTGGACGGTGCGGCTGCTGTTCGGGTGA
- a CDS encoding nucleoside recognition domain-containing protein, translating into MLNYIWGGLIIASLLFAIVYDVGDLTRDRYRNEQPLPVELVFPEGYDPAARRVPVEIRIDSARYAAFYGVQEAPAGSYPGYLRQTREGVQLRFETDATFPEPLATIAGVSKSNDDELQGTLVGFTPPEAPVGTGVQDAAGAPVPPSDPAPAADATTPADVTAPIATPSPAQQAAAPTAAAALVFEPVRFVKLNAIAAAALDFAETAAEIALGLIGVLALFLGILKIAEDAGVIYALVKLVRPVLGPLFPEVPPDHPALGMIALNFTANIFGLGNAATPFGIKAMEELQKLNPTDDTATNPMVMLLAINTASVQLVPPVLLLALMGLQINQLIFAIIITTGLSLTIAIIATKLYGRLPSVRASDPNRIPPPDAAPEA; encoded by the coding sequence ATGCTGAACTACATCTGGGGCGGCCTGATCATCGCCAGTCTCCTGTTCGCGATCGTCTACGACGTCGGCGACCTGACCCGCGACCGTTACCGGAACGAGCAGCCGCTCCCGGTCGAGCTGGTCTTCCCGGAGGGCTACGACCCCGCCGCGCGCCGCGTACCCGTGGAGATCCGGATCGACTCCGCCCGATACGCCGCCTTCTACGGGGTCCAGGAGGCTCCGGCCGGGAGCTACCCGGGCTATCTGCGGCAGACGCGCGAGGGCGTCCAGCTCCGCTTCGAGACGGACGCCACCTTCCCGGAGCCGCTGGCGACCATCGCCGGGGTCTCGAAGTCGAACGACGACGAGCTCCAGGGCACGCTGGTGGGGTTCACCCCGCCGGAGGCGCCGGTGGGAACGGGGGTCCAGGACGCCGCCGGCGCCCCCGTGCCGCCGTCCGATCCCGCGCCGGCCGCGGACGCGACCACCCCCGCGGACGTGACCGCGCCGATCGCCACGCCCTCGCCCGCACAGCAGGCGGCGGCGCCCACCGCAGCGGCCGCCCTGGTCTTCGAGCCGGTCCGCTTCGTCAAGCTGAACGCCATCGCGGCCGCGGCGCTGGACTTCGCGGAGACGGCGGCCGAGATCGCACTGGGGCTGATCGGGGTGCTTGCCCTCTTCCTGGGCATCCTCAAGATCGCCGAGGACGCGGGCGTCATCTACGCGCTGGTGAAGCTGGTCCGTCCTGTCCTCGGCCCGCTCTTCCCGGAGGTGCCGCCCGACCACCCCGCGCTGGGGATGATCGCGCTGAACTTCACGGCGAACATCTTCGGGCTGGGGAACGCGGCCACGCCGTTCGGGATCAAGGCCATGGAGGAGCTGCAGAAGCTGAACCCGACGGACGACACGGCTACGAACCCCATGGTCATGCTGCTGGCCATCAACACCGCCAGCGTGCAGCTGGTCCCCCCGGTGCTCCTGCTCGCGCTGATGGGGCTGCAGATCAACCAGCTCATCTTCGCCATCATCATCACGACGGGGCTCTCGCTCACGATCGCCATCATCGCCACCAAGCTGTACGGCAGGCTCCCGTCCGTGCGGGCCTCCGATCCCAACCGGATCCCGCCGCCGGACGCGGCGCCCGAGGCATAG
- a CDS encoding heme-binding protein has product MNKLTIALLALLALLGLSPAQAQLLQTQSLSLQAAKTMADAAEAEARKNNWNVAVAIVDASGGLILFHRLDETQPASLDIAIQKARTAARFKRPTKALEDAVTSGRLALLAVDGLLPLEGGLPIVSNGQVIGAVGVSGVTSQQDAQVAQAALSALSR; this is encoded by the coding sequence ATGAACAAGCTCACGATCGCACTCCTGGCTCTGCTTGCTCTACTCGGGCTCTCTCCTGCCCAGGCGCAGCTCCTCCAGACGCAGAGCCTCAGCCTACAGGCGGCAAAGACCATGGCCGATGCTGCCGAAGCAGAAGCTCGCAAGAACAACTGGAATGTGGCCGTGGCCATCGTCGATGCCTCCGGCGGACTCATCCTCTTCCACCGCCTCGACGAGACGCAGCCCGCCAGTCTGGACATCGCCATTCAGAAGGCGCGTACCGCAGCCCGCTTCAAACGTCCGACCAAGGCGCTCGAGGATGCCGTCACCAGCGGCCGTCTAGCTCTTCTTGCCGTCGACGGCCTGCTCCCTCTGGAAGGGGGGCTGCCGATCGTGAGCAACGGACAGGTCATCGGTGCGGTCGGTGTCAGCGGAGTGACCTCTCAGCAGGATGCGCAGGTCGCTCAGGCGGCACTGTCCGCTCTCTCGCGGTGA
- a CDS encoding alpha/beta fold hydrolase, with protein sequence MVYLHGGPGGYSYDFAALAGPRLEPALRMVYFDQRGSGHSERPWTQAYSMDALVEDVEGLRRALGVPKIALLGHSFGVALALEYAARYPAHVSRMVLAGGLSDAAASGRSMCLRLAEVNPEAYARARAAAGSASSADPGACKVFEALSGADAQAFLQANMYPDARIQALRDSVKAASGLRHTGELSRALFAAGLTEWRFTAFDRLTMPVLVIAGQHDYQVGLEAPRELARSLPQGQLRVYERGGHHMYLDEPERFAREVIGFLRESPNQGVKR encoded by the coding sequence GTGGTGTATCTGCACGGTGGGCCGGGTGGCTACAGCTACGACTTCGCGGCGCTCGCCGGCCCGCGCCTCGAGCCCGCTCTCCGCATGGTCTACTTCGACCAGCGCGGCAGCGGACATTCGGAGCGGCCCTGGACGCAGGCGTATTCCATGGATGCGCTGGTCGAGGATGTCGAAGGGCTGCGGCGTGCGCTGGGTGTGCCGAAGATCGCGCTTCTGGGGCACTCCTTCGGCGTCGCCCTCGCGCTGGAGTATGCGGCCAGGTACCCGGCGCACGTCTCGCGCATGGTGCTCGCGGGCGGGCTCTCGGACGCGGCGGCCTCGGGGCGGAGCATGTGCCTGCGCCTGGCGGAGGTGAATCCGGAGGCGTACGCCCGCGCGAGGGCGGCCGCGGGGAGCGCATCGTCCGCAGATCCCGGGGCGTGCAAGGTCTTTGAAGCGCTCTCCGGCGCCGACGCACAGGCCTTTCTCCAGGCCAACATGTATCCCGACGCCCGCATCCAGGCGCTGCGGGACAGCGTGAAGGCCGCGAGCGGGCTCCGCCACACGGGCGAGCTCTCGAGAGCCCTGTTTGCGGCGGGGCTGACCGAGTGGCGCTTTACGGCGTTCGATCGACTCACGATGCCAGTGCTCGTGATTGCGGGCCAGCATGACTACCAGGTCGGGCTGGAGGCTCCGCGCGAGCTTGCGCGCAGCCTGCCGCAGGGTCAGCTCCGGGTGTACGAGCGCGGTGGTCACCACATGTACCTGGACGAGCCCGAGCGCTTCGCGCGAGAGGTCATCGGCTTTCTCCGCGAGTCGCCGAACCAGGGTGTGAAGCGCTGA
- a CDS encoding amidohydrolase family protein — protein MPLLAACAPSPGAAPVPRRAAPLVDYHQHMVSPAFAPIVKLPERDGAALVRELDAAGIERAVVLSVGYSFADERKGLSDPDRLTREQNDWTAAEVARNAPRLIGFCSANPLRPAALQELERCLGLRGMVGIKLHLGNSGVSLRDPAHLGRVQQLFALAQRLRAPVLVHMRARGGSNYGAEDARIFLERVVPTAPDVEIVVAHFGGAGPGYPPQADEVMAVFAAAAERGDPRMGNLYFDLATIVTDETTPADAAVVAQRIRQVGPGRVLYGSDLSPPGGSIRQGWEIFRTRVPLTDAELQQIANNRTRFAR, from the coding sequence GTGCCGCTGCTCGCCGCGTGCGCACCGAGTCCCGGTGCCGCTCCTGTCCCGCGTCGCGCCGCGCCGCTGGTCGACTATCACCAGCACATGGTCAGTCCCGCCTTCGCGCCGATCGTGAAGCTTCCCGAAAGAGACGGCGCGGCGCTGGTCAGGGAGCTGGATGCGGCCGGGATCGAGCGGGCGGTCGTGCTCTCGGTCGGCTACAGCTTCGCCGACGAGCGGAAGGGGTTGAGCGATCCCGACAGGCTCACCCGCGAGCAGAACGACTGGACCGCTGCCGAGGTGGCCAGGAACGCCCCCCGCCTCATTGGCTTCTGCAGTGCCAATCCGCTGCGCCCGGCAGCGCTGCAGGAGCTCGAGCGGTGCCTCGGGCTTCGCGGCATGGTGGGAATCAAGCTGCACCTCGGCAACAGCGGCGTCAGCCTTCGCGATCCTGCCCACCTCGGCCGGGTGCAGCAGCTGTTCGCGCTCGCGCAGCGGCTGCGCGCGCCCGTCCTGGTGCACATGCGCGCGCGCGGCGGCAGCAACTACGGGGCGGAGGACGCACGGATCTTCCTGGAAAGAGTGGTGCCGACGGCGCCCGACGTCGAGATCGTCGTCGCCCACTTCGGCGGCGCCGGCCCCGGATACCCGCCGCAGGCCGACGAGGTAATGGCGGTCTTCGCTGCCGCGGCGGAGCGCGGGGACCCGCGGATGGGCAACCTCTACTTCGACCTCGCGACGATCGTCACCGACGAGACCACACCCGCCGACGCCGCGGTCGTAGCGCAGCGCATCCGGCAGGTCGGCCCCGGCCGGGTGCTCTACGGATCCGACCTCAGCCCACCCGGCGGGAGCATCCGCCAGGGGTGGGAGATCTTCCGGACCAGGGTCCCGCTGACGGACGCGGAGCTGCAGCAGATCGCGAACAACCGGACCCGCTTCGCGCGTTAG
- a CDS encoding M1 family aminopeptidase, with translation MRLREVFRYELEHRLRSPSTWIYAVILFLVAIWMYLATADGSSSAALANAPERLAGAAVLPGMFGILVSAALFGDAAVRDVEVGMDPLLFTSTLGKAEYLGGRFLATLAVNAVVVVAIPLGALVATSLLGSWEPEAVGPFRASAYLQAYFLFLLPNLVVVGAILFTIGMLARQVVPVYLGAIGLFVGYIVALNYAGGVESPMLAALVDPLGLVSLQRVTRYWTEAERNTRLVGFSATLMWNRALWLAVAAGALALLFRTFRFEHADGGGRRRKRRETVPAPARPPERAGPVSVPRVAGSFGPRTTVRQTLAIARNALEELTATRSFAVVLLACVGLPMLWGWNVGDTVFDSSTWPITLLVAEEVLSGRFVPVIYVLIAVYAGELVWKAREVDVAEIADAAPVPEGALLLGRFLALVAMLATFQAAAMVGGMLIQALQGYYNFEIGLYLRIVFGLDLVHYVLLAALAMTIHVLVNHKYLGHIVVLMAIAAPMILPRLGLVRHHLLLYGTDPGWTYSDMNGFGPFVGPFVWFKLYWAAWALLLAVVAVLFWVRGREPGVRRRLLLARARFGGPVARAAGVAMVLIVAFGGFVFYNTNVLNEYRTNDETGAAQAGYEKRYGRFEDVPQPTITSARLRVEIYPDEPAVDLRGTYHLVNRTGAPIDSFHVSFYDRDLQVRSISLDRPAEPVLVDEDLGYRVYALERALQPGDSLRLAFDVAYRPRGFPNSGIQTDVVGNGAYFNRKWLPFIGYQPMFELSDGEARERFGLAPRPPMSAPHEAGERRHRQPWRDADLVHVEMIIGTAADQIAVTPGVLRRSWTENGRRYFHYVTQAPASFGATVFSAEYEVLEDRWNDVALRIFHHPAHRYNLDRMMAGMKASLEYLSAQFGPYPYSQLRIVENPRYGGFGHAHPETIGFTEDVFLARVREGEFDQTFFGTAHEVAHTWWGGQTRGADGVRGQAFLSESLANYSAMMVTEKTYGQEAARQVYDYQMNRYLTMRGRVSRDVPLLQVEDQAYIFYGKGAVVMYLLRDYLGEARVNAALRRYVEKFRDSGPPYPTSLDLYAELRAVTPDSLQYLLTDLFETVTLWDVRTERAVVEPTGTGEFRVTLDVVAKKMRADSVGNETEVPMNDLVEIGVFAPGDGPGEPLYLERHRIRSGAQTIRVTVPQRPARAGIDPRRKLIDRQREDNVADVETRATGARRVRLGVAL, from the coding sequence GTGAGACTCCGCGAAGTGTTCCGCTACGAGCTCGAGCACCGGCTCCGCAGCCCCTCGACCTGGATCTACGCCGTGATCCTGTTCCTGGTGGCGATCTGGATGTACCTCGCCACCGCCGACGGGAGCAGCAGCGCCGCCCTCGCCAACGCGCCGGAGCGGCTCGCCGGGGCCGCCGTGCTCCCCGGGATGTTCGGCATCCTGGTCTCGGCCGCCCTGTTCGGCGATGCGGCGGTCCGGGACGTCGAGGTCGGGATGGATCCGCTCCTCTTCACCTCCACGCTCGGGAAGGCCGAGTACCTGGGCGGCCGGTTCCTCGCCACGCTGGCGGTCAACGCGGTCGTCGTGGTGGCGATCCCGCTGGGGGCCCTGGTCGCCACCTCGCTGCTCGGATCGTGGGAACCGGAGGCGGTCGGCCCGTTCCGCGCGAGCGCCTACCTCCAGGCGTACTTCCTCTTCCTGCTGCCCAACCTGGTCGTCGTCGGCGCGATCCTCTTCACGATCGGGATGCTGGCCCGCCAGGTGGTTCCGGTGTACCTGGGCGCGATCGGCCTCTTCGTCGGCTACATCGTGGCCCTCAACTACGCCGGGGGGGTCGAGAGCCCGATGCTGGCCGCGCTGGTCGACCCGCTCGGGCTGGTGTCGCTGCAGCGCGTGACCCGCTACTGGACGGAGGCCGAGCGGAACACCCGGCTGGTGGGCTTCTCGGCGACGCTGATGTGGAACCGGGCCCTCTGGCTCGCTGTCGCGGCGGGCGCGCTCGCGCTGCTCTTCCGCACGTTCAGGTTCGAGCACGCCGACGGCGGTGGCCGTCGGCGGAAGCGGCGAGAGACCGTGCCCGCCCCGGCCCGGCCGCCGGAGCGTGCCGGGCCGGTGTCGGTCCCGCGCGTCGCGGGGTCCTTCGGCCCGCGCACCACCGTGCGGCAGACCCTCGCCATCGCGCGCAACGCCCTGGAGGAGCTCACGGCGACGCGCTCGTTCGCCGTGGTCCTGCTCGCCTGCGTGGGGCTCCCCATGCTGTGGGGGTGGAACGTGGGCGACACCGTCTTCGATTCGTCCACGTGGCCAATCACCCTGCTCGTGGCCGAAGAGGTGTTGAGCGGCCGGTTCGTCCCCGTCATCTACGTGCTCATCGCCGTCTACGCGGGTGAGCTGGTGTGGAAGGCGCGCGAGGTGGACGTGGCCGAGATCGCGGACGCGGCGCCCGTGCCGGAAGGCGCCCTGCTGCTGGGCCGGTTCCTGGCTCTCGTCGCGATGCTCGCGACCTTCCAGGCCGCGGCCATGGTGGGCGGCATGCTGATCCAGGCCCTGCAGGGCTACTACAACTTCGAGATCGGGCTCTACCTTCGCATCGTCTTCGGGCTCGACCTCGTCCACTACGTGCTCCTCGCCGCGCTCGCGATGACGATCCACGTCCTCGTGAACCACAAGTATCTCGGCCACATCGTCGTGCTGATGGCGATCGCGGCCCCCATGATCCTGCCGCGGCTGGGGCTCGTCCGGCACCACCTGCTCCTCTACGGCACAGACCCCGGCTGGACGTACTCGGACATGAACGGGTTCGGCCCGTTCGTCGGGCCGTTCGTGTGGTTCAAGCTCTACTGGGCCGCGTGGGCGCTGCTGCTCGCGGTGGTCGCGGTCCTGTTCTGGGTGCGGGGGCGCGAGCCCGGGGTGCGGCGCCGCCTCCTCCTGGCGCGTGCCCGGTTCGGCGGCCCGGTCGCACGCGCGGCCGGAGTGGCGATGGTCCTGATCGTGGCGTTCGGCGGCTTCGTCTTCTACAACACGAACGTCCTGAACGAGTACCGCACGAACGACGAGACCGGCGCGGCGCAGGCCGGGTACGAGAAGCGCTACGGCCGGTTCGAGGACGTGCCGCAGCCGACCATCACCAGCGCGAGGCTGCGCGTGGAGATCTACCCGGACGAGCCGGCCGTCGACCTGCGCGGCACGTACCACCTGGTGAACCGGACCGGCGCCCCGATCGATTCGTTTCACGTGTCGTTCTACGACCGGGACCTGCAGGTGCGCTCGATCTCGCTCGACCGCCCCGCCGAGCCCGTGCTCGTGGACGAAGACCTCGGATACCGCGTCTACGCGCTGGAGCGGGCGCTCCAGCCGGGCGACTCCCTGCGGCTCGCGTTCGACGTGGCGTACCGGCCGCGCGGCTTCCCGAACAGCGGGATCCAGACGGACGTGGTCGGCAACGGCGCCTACTTCAACCGGAAGTGGCTGCCGTTCATCGGCTACCAGCCGATGTTCGAGCTTTCGGACGGTGAGGCGCGGGAGCGCTTCGGCCTCGCCCCCCGTCCGCCTATGTCGGCGCCCCACGAGGCAGGAGAGCGGCGGCACCGCCAGCCCTGGCGCGACGCCGACCTCGTCCACGTCGAGATGATCATCGGCACGGCCGCCGACCAGATCGCGGTCACGCCCGGCGTGCTGCGCCGGAGCTGGACGGAGAACGGGCGGCGCTACTTCCACTACGTGACCCAGGCACCGGCCTCGTTCGGCGCCACCGTCTTCTCCGCCGAGTACGAGGTGCTGGAGGACCGCTGGAACGACGTCGCCCTCCGGATCTTCCACCACCCCGCCCACCGCTACAACCTCGATCGGATGATGGCGGGCATGAAAGCCTCGCTCGAGTACCTCAGCGCGCAGTTCGGTCCCTACCCGTACAGCCAGCTGCGAATCGTCGAGAACCCGCGCTACGGGGGCTTCGGCCATGCGCATCCGGAGACGATCGGCTTCACCGAGGACGTCTTCCTCGCACGCGTCAGGGAGGGCGAGTTCGACCAGACGTTCTTCGGGACCGCCCACGAGGTCGCGCACACGTGGTGGGGCGGGCAGACCAGGGGCGCCGACGGTGTGCGAGGCCAGGCGTTCCTCTCGGAGTCGCTCGCCAACTACAGCGCGATGATGGTCACCGAGAAGACCTACGGCCAGGAGGCGGCCCGCCAGGTCTACGACTACCAGATGAACCGCTACCTGACCATGCGGGGGCGTGTCTCGCGCGACGTGCCGCTGCTCCAGGTGGAGGACCAGGCGTACATCTTCTACGGCAAGGGCGCCGTCGTCATGTACCTGCTGCGCGACTACCTCGGCGAAGCGCGCGTGAACGCGGCTCTCCGCCGCTACGTGGAGAAGTTCCGGGACAGCGGCCCGCCGTATCCGACCTCGCTCGATCTCTACGCCGAGCTGCGCGCCGTCACGCCCGACTCGCTGCAGTACCTGCTCACCGATTTGTTCGAGACGGTCACGCTCTGGGACGTCCGGACCGAGCGGGCCGTCGTGGAGCCGACCGGCACCGGCGAGTTCCGCGTCACGCTCGACGTGGTGGCGAAGAAGATGAGGGCCGACAGCGTCGGCAACGAGACCGAGGTGCCCATGAACGACCTCGTCGAGATCGGCGTCTTCGCGCCCGGCGACGGCCCCGGCGAGCCGCTCTACCTGGAGCGGCACCGCATCCGCAGCGGCGCGCAGACGATCCGCGTCACCGTGCCGCAGCGGCCGGCCCGCGCCGGCATCGACCCCCGCCGCAAGCTGATCGACCGCCAGCGAGAGGACAACGTGGCCGACGTGGAGACCAGGGCGACGGGCGCGCGCCGGGTCCGTCTCGGAGTCGCTCTCTAA
- a CDS encoding ABC transporter ATP-binding protein, whose translation MTTATGATLAIRGLSKSYPNGTRALKDVSLDVPRGMFGLLGRNGAGKSTLMRILATLQEPDAGSVRLGDIDVLREKGEVRKTLGYLPQSFGFHPRARAERLLEHFAVLKGITEQGVRRDVVESLLRQTNLWEVRGQKLGTFSGGMRQRFGVAVALLANPKLIIVDEPTAGLDPEERVRFLNLLSEIGEESVVILSTHIVEDVEELCSRMAIIDGGEILLEAVPLGAVDELRGRIWSRTVSRAELPALERELPVISTKLLAGRTIVHVFAESSPGAAYEPVEPGLDDVYFSVMKGHHGRRTPRPGREAEVAS comes from the coding sequence GTGACGACGGCCACGGGCGCGACGCTCGCAATCCGCGGCCTGTCCAAGTCCTACCCGAACGGCACCCGGGCGTTGAAGGACGTCTCCCTCGACGTTCCACGGGGGATGTTCGGGCTTCTCGGCCGGAACGGCGCCGGGAAGTCCACGCTGATGCGGATCCTCGCCACGCTGCAGGAGCCGGACGCGGGGTCGGTCCGGCTCGGCGACATCGACGTGCTGCGCGAGAAAGGCGAGGTGCGGAAGACGCTCGGCTACCTGCCGCAGTCGTTCGGCTTCCATCCCAGGGCGAGGGCTGAGCGGCTGCTCGAGCACTTCGCGGTGCTGAAGGGGATCACGGAGCAGGGCGTAAGACGGGACGTCGTCGAGTCGCTGCTCCGGCAGACGAACCTGTGGGAGGTGCGGGGGCAGAAGCTGGGCACCTTCTCCGGCGGGATGCGGCAGCGCTTCGGCGTCGCGGTGGCGCTGCTGGCCAACCCGAAGCTGATCATCGTGGACGAGCCGACGGCGGGGCTCGACCCGGAGGAGCGGGTCCGCTTCCTCAACCTGCTGAGCGAGATCGGCGAGGAGAGCGTGGTGATCCTCTCGACGCACATCGTGGAGGACGTCGAGGAGCTGTGCAGCCGCATGGCGATCATCGACGGGGGCGAGATCCTGCTCGAGGCGGTGCCGCTGGGGGCGGTCGACGAGCTGCGGGGCCGGATCTGGAGTCGGACGGTGAGCCGGGCGGAGCTGCCGGCGCTGGAGCGGGAGCTGCCGGTGATCTCCACGAAGCTGCTGGCGGGGCGGACGATCGTACACGTATTCGCGGAGTCGTCGCCGGGAGCGGCGTACGAGCCGGTGGAGCCGGGCCTGGACGACGTGTACTTCAGCGTCATGAAGGGCCACCACGGCAGGCGGACGCCGCGGCCGGGCAGAGAAGCGGAGGTGGCGTCGTGA